A single Pradoshia eiseniae DNA region contains:
- a CDS encoding Crp/Fnr family transcriptional regulator, which yields MSTIIDVLKKKELFSCLTKQELSVLEPFLYERKLKKGQYLFWQGDPKQRMYYLLEGYVTLEKSNKQGSLQYHQYIKKDSLFPYNGLFADTDEYCHSAIAETDVHVVYLSIDVFEGFVAKHSRLLQRLIKEYGKILEGQERRIQHGIIPNAQERVMNSISYLMMDLGVEYPNYIRIDIPLTTAKISSISGTSRETASMVINKLKREKKLTIKGKVMYIHEPQYFEKLVI from the coding sequence ATGAGTACTATAATTGATGTTTTAAAGAAGAAGGAGTTGTTCTCCTGCTTGACTAAACAAGAATTAAGCGTATTGGAGCCATTTCTATATGAAAGAAAGCTCAAAAAAGGACAGTATCTTTTTTGGCAGGGGGATCCTAAGCAGCGAATGTATTATTTGTTGGAGGGGTATGTCACCCTTGAAAAATCCAATAAGCAGGGCAGTCTGCAGTACCACCAATACATAAAGAAAGATTCGCTATTTCCGTATAATGGACTGTTTGCTGATACAGACGAGTATTGCCATTCGGCTATTGCAGAAACAGATGTCCATGTTGTGTACTTATCGATAGATGTGTTTGAGGGGTTTGTGGCTAAGCATAGCCGGCTGCTTCAAAGATTGATTAAAGAGTACGGCAAAATACTTGAAGGCCAAGAGAGGCGAATTCAGCACGGTATTATTCCGAATGCGCAGGAAAGAGTGATGAATTCTATTTCATATTTAATGATGGACTTGGGTGTGGAGTATCCGAATTACATTCGAATTGATATTCCTCTTACTACAGCAAAAATATCTTCTATTTCAGGAACATCCAGAGAAACAGCTAGCATGGTCATAAATAAATTAAAACGGGAGAAGAAATTAACAATCAAAGGGAAAGTGATGTACATTCATGAACCTCAATACTTTGAAAAATTAGTTATATAG
- a CDS encoding FtsW/RodA/SpoVE family cell cycle protein: MSNNNRNFTSKIDYGLLFIIFLLFVMSCLAIYSAQTTGQYGENFVVKQIMWYVVGLTIAFLIMTLDADQLKKMSWYLYGLGLLLLLGLIVAPEGLAPVINGAKSWYKLPGLGSIQPSEMMKVFLIMALSALIQNHHAKHRIRTMQTDFILLMKIGLTTGAPLMLVMQQPDLGTSLVMIAIMIGMIFVSGITWRILLPMFGGGLLLVGTIFYLVVWHPDIMEKYFHVKQYQFGRIYAWLDPYNYTSSEGYQLIKSLLAIGSGTTSGKGFGNKEVYLPEGHTDFIFAVIGEEYGFFGASAVIILFFMLIYNMTKIGLETKNEYNTYICVGVICMLTFHVFENIGMTIGLLPITGIPLPFLSYGGSSLLGNMMAIGLIFSIRYHHRKYMFST, translated from the coding sequence ATGTCTAACAATAATCGGAATTTCACATCCAAGATCGATTACGGTCTGCTGTTCATTATTTTCCTTCTATTTGTTATGAGCTGCTTGGCTATATATAGCGCTCAGACAACGGGACAATATGGGGAGAATTTTGTCGTTAAACAAATTATGTGGTATGTGGTTGGATTGACAATCGCCTTTTTAATCATGACATTGGATGCCGACCAGCTAAAGAAAATGTCATGGTATTTATATGGCCTCGGTCTTCTTCTCTTGCTTGGTTTGATTGTTGCCCCAGAAGGCTTGGCTCCAGTTATAAATGGTGCGAAAAGCTGGTATAAACTGCCAGGGTTAGGTTCTATACAGCCTTCAGAGATGATGAAGGTCTTCTTGATTATGGCCTTATCTGCCCTTATCCAAAATCACCATGCGAAGCATCGAATCAGAACCATGCAAACAGATTTCATCCTGTTGATGAAAATAGGCTTAACAACGGGTGCGCCATTAATGCTTGTTATGCAGCAGCCTGACCTTGGGACTTCACTCGTCATGATTGCCATCATGATTGGCATGATTTTTGTTTCCGGGATAACATGGAGAATCTTGCTTCCGATGTTCGGCGGCGGATTGCTGCTGGTGGGAACGATATTCTATTTAGTCGTCTGGCATCCAGATATTATGGAAAAATACTTCCACGTGAAACAATACCAATTTGGGCGAATATATGCCTGGCTTGATCCGTATAATTACACCTCATCAGAGGGATACCAATTAATCAAATCCTTGCTGGCTATCGGTTCTGGAACAACCTCAGGGAAAGGATTTGGAAACAAAGAAGTATATTTGCCTGAGGGACATACTGACTTTATTTTTGCGGTCATTGGCGAGGAATATGGCTTCTTTGGTGCAAGCGCCGTGATCATTCTCTTTTTCATGCTCATCTATAATATGACAAAGATCGGGCTTGAGACAAAAAATGAATATAACACGTATATTTGTGTTGGTGTCATTTGCATGCTGACTTTCCATGTGTTCGAAAATATAGGGATGACGATTGGCCTCTTGCCAATCACGGGCATTCCGCTGCCATTCCTGAGTTATGGGGGGAGTTCACTCCTCGGCAATATGATGGCAATCGGGCTGATTTTCAGCATACGATATCACCATAGGAAATACATGTTTTCGACGTAA
- a CDS encoding MBL fold metallo-hydrolase, whose product MDEKSKQTFQHTYIPLTSLTSGMGIEVKEDIYVLNTQIVNVTLVGLPNHDDFVLVDAGMPKADDEIIEAVEKRFGEGSKPKAIILTHGHFDHVGALEALLEKWDIPVYAHELELPYLTGQRNYPEPNTKAAGGLVPDIARFFPNHGIDIGNKVHPLPADGTVPDMPGWEWIHTPGHTPGHISLFRKEDSFLIAGDAFVGVKQESLYKVLTQKQEISGPPAYFTTDWNAARESVRILNTLKPQFAVTGHGLPLLEDYLTHKLDELAVHFDEIAKPDEHNNR is encoded by the coding sequence ATGGATGAAAAATCAAAGCAAACATTCCAGCATACATATATTCCTTTAACCTCGTTGACGAGCGGAATGGGGATAGAGGTCAAGGAAGATATTTATGTATTAAACACCCAAATTGTGAATGTTACGTTGGTCGGACTGCCAAATCATGACGATTTCGTTTTAGTTGATGCAGGGATGCCTAAGGCCGATGATGAAATCATCGAAGCAGTTGAGAAGCGATTCGGGGAGGGAAGCAAGCCAAAAGCCATTATTCTGACACATGGGCATTTCGACCATGTCGGGGCTCTCGAAGCCCTGTTAGAAAAATGGGATATTCCGGTCTATGCACATGAACTTGAACTACCCTATTTAACTGGACAAAGAAACTATCCAGAACCCAACACAAAAGCTGCAGGCGGTTTAGTCCCGGATATCGCCCGATTCTTCCCCAATCATGGCATTGATATTGGCAACAAGGTTCACCCTTTACCCGCAGATGGAACCGTTCCAGATATGCCGGGCTGGGAATGGATTCATACACCAGGCCATACGCCAGGCCATATCTCCCTTTTCCGCAAAGAAGACAGCTTCCTGATTGCAGGAGATGCCTTCGTCGGAGTTAAACAAGAGTCATTATACAAAGTACTCACCCAGAAGCAGGAGATCAGCGGACCGCCAGCCTACTTCACGACTGATTGGAATGCTGCTCGTGAATCTGTCAGAATACTGAACACCTTAAAGCCGCAATTTGCCGTCACTGGCCACGGTCTTCCACTGCTTGAAGACTACTTAACGCACAAACTGGATGAGCTAGCTGTTCATTTCGATGAAATCGCAAAGCCTGATGAACATAATAATAGATAG